Proteins encoded together in one Ipomoea triloba cultivar NCNSP0323 chromosome 4, ASM357664v1 window:
- the LOC116017164 gene encoding systemin receptor SR160-like — protein MLSVDFGLVSSYLLGLENLESLVLKNTSLSGNNIPELMSFKVLSYLDLSANNFSGNFPSFRDCSSLKHLDLSSNKFSGNIGASLSSCSNLGFLDLSNNKFSGELPVETLLNMTSLKTLVLSFNNFVGGLSQSFSSLVNLETLDLSSNNISGLIPSGMCKDPKNTLKVLYLQNNLFTGPIPERLSNCSQLESLDLSFNYLNGKIPSSLGSLLKLKDLMIWLNRLEGEIPGELMHLQYLETLILDFNDLSGSIPETLSNCTNLKWISLSNNFLSGAIPASFGRLSNLAILKLGNNSISGNIPAELGNCSSLLWLDLNTNFLNGPIPPYLFKQSGNIALPLLSVKHFLYIWNDTSEQCHTTGNLLEFGGITEDRLDRISARQPCRFTVYKDIISQPSFSHNGSMVFLDLSYNMLEGNIPKELGSLYYLLVLNLGHNHLSGLIPQELGGLKNARLLYLSHNRLNGTIPQTLTSLTLLGYIDLSNNLLVGTIPHSDLFDTYSREFFANNSGLFDYIHPEYGLESNSSSNSSYKPGGSEKNYYIIIPCAGIAVVIGLVILLLVLRCGGERRVESDGEEWSMISFQRLEFNKWDILGGLKDENLIGNGGSGKVYRVITRKDQRVAVKSIWHEQKQGQGLMEKQFLAEVKILGGIRHNNIVKLLCCVRGKTTKVLVYEYMEKQCVHKWLHGKKRRLTTQVLQWETRLKIAIGAAQGLCYMHHGCNPPIVHRDIKSSNILVDSDFNAKIADFGLAKMLASQGDPETVSAVVGTFGYIAPEYGSTRKVNVKSDVYSYGVVLLELTTGREAVTVNADMNLAQWAHKHQRKGNSAVDALDEEIKDPQHLKAATTVFKLGLACTLSSPLNRPSMKDILKILQRCHKKNHLSSKEAIDSCSLFNVSIVPMDQFGDKN, from the exons ATGCTCAGCGTAGATTTCGGCCTGGTTTCTTCTTACTTGCTCGGTCTTGAAAACTTGGAGAGTCTGGTGTTGAAGAACACCAGTCTCAGTGGAAATAATATTCCAGAATTGATGAGTTTCAAAGTTTTGTCATATTTGGACCTTTCTGCCAACAAtttttctggaaattttcctTCGTTTCGAGACTGCTCTAGTTTAAAACATCTTGATTTATCATCCAACAAGTTTAGTGGTAATATTGGTGCCTCGCTTTCTTCGTGCTCCAACCTCGGTTTCCTCGATCTCTCCAACAATAAATTCTCTGGTGAGTTGCCTGTTGAAACCTTACTGAATATGACTAGCTTGAAGACACTGGTTTTATCattcaataattttgttggTGGCTTATCTCAGTCATTTTCTAGCTTGGTAAACTTAGAGACCTTAGATTTGAGTTCTAATAACATTTCTGGTTTGATTCCATCCGGGATGTGTAAAGACCCTAAGAACACCTTGAAAGTGTTGTACCTTCAGAACAACCTGTTTACTGGTCCAATACCTGAGAGACTAAGCAACTGTTCCCAATTGGAATCTCTTGATCTTAGCTTTAATTATCTTAATGGTAAGATACCATCTAGTCTCGGGTCCTTGTTGAAGCTCAAGGATTTGATGATTTGGTTGAACCGGCTCGAGGGGGAAATCCCAGGGGAGCTAATGCACTTGCAGTACTTGGAAACTCTGATTCTTGATTTCAATGACTTGTCAGGCTCAATCCCTGAAACCCTCAGCAACTGCACTAATCTGAAATGGATTTCGCTGTCAAATAATTTCTTGAGTGGTGCTATTCCAGCTTCATTCGGGCGTTTGTCTAATCTCGCCATTCTGAAGCTGGGAAACAACTCCATCTCGGGGAACATCCCAGCCGAGTTGGGGAATTGCAGCAGTTTGTTATGGTTGGATCTGAACACCAATTTCTTGAACGGGCCTATTCCGCCATATCTGTTCAAACAATCTGGCAATATTGCATTGCCATTGCTTTCTGTGAAGCATTTTCTGTACATTTGGAACGATACAAGTGAGCAGTGCCACACCACAGGAAATTTGCTCGAATTCGGGGGGATTACTGAGGATCGCCTCGACAGAATTTCAGCTAGGCAACCCTGCAGATTTACAGTCTACAAGGACATTATTTCCCAACCATCATTTTCCCACAATGGATCCATGGTTTTCCTTGACCTTTCATACAATATGTTGGAAGGCAATATCCCTAAGGAATTAGGCTCCTTGTACTATCTCTTAGTTCTGAATCTGGGGCATAATCATCTCTCTGGTCTAATCCCTCAAGAACTTGGAGGCTTGAAGAATGCTCGACTTCTTTATCTGTCACACAACCGGCTCAATGGCACAATCCCGCAAACATTAACCAGCCTCACATTACTCGGGTACATTGATCTGTCGAATAACCTTCTTGTTGGAACGATACCTCATTCAGACCTTTTCGACACATATTCTAGAGAATTTTTTGCCAATAACTCTGGCCTTTTTGACTACATTCATCCTGAGTATGGCCTAGAATCaaattcaagttcaaattcaagttATAAGCCTGGTGGATCAGAGAAAAATTATTACATCATTATACCTTGTGCTGGAATTGCAGTAGTTATTGGATTAGTAATTCTGTTGCTGGTGTTGAGATGTGGAGGGGAAAGGAGAGTGGAAAGTGATGGAGAAGAATGGAGTATGATTTCATTTCAAAGGTTGGAGTTCAATAAATGGGATATTTTGGGTGGTTTGAAAGATGAAAATTTGATTGGAAATGGAGGGTCTGGAAAAGTATATAGAGTTATAACCAGGAAAGACCAGAGAGTTGCTGTTAAAAGTATATGGCATGAACAAAAGCAAGGGCAGGGATTAATGGAGAAACAATTCCTAGCAGAGGTTAAGATCCTTGGGGGAATCAGGCACAACAACATAGTGAAGTTGTTATGTTGTGTAAGAGGAAAGACTACTAAGGTTCTTGTGTATGAATACATGGAGAAACAATGTGTTCATAAATGGTTGCATGGAAAGAAGAGACGCTTAACTACTCAAGTCTTGCAGTGGGAGACAAGGCTAAAAATTGCTATTGGAGCTGCACAAGGGCTTTGCTATATGCATCACGGATGCAATCCACCCATTGTTCATCGAGATATCAAGTCCAGTAACATACTTGTGGACTCCGACTTCAATGCCAAGATTGCAGACTTCGGACTAGCAAAGATGCTGGCGAGTCAAGGAGATCCAGAAACAGTTTCTGCTGTTGTGGGAACTTTTGGTTACATTGCCCCTG AATATGGCAGCACAAGAAAAGTGAATGTGAAGAGCGACGTCTACAGCTATGGTGTAGTGCTCTTGGAATTGACAACGGGAAGAGAAGCCGTGACTGTAAATGCGGACATGAACCTAGCACAATGGGCACACAAACACCAAAGAAAAGGAAACTCAGCTGTAGATGCCCTCGATGAGGAGATCAAGGATCCACAACATTTGAAGGCGGCAACCACCGTTTTCAAATTAGGCCTTGCTTGTACTTTGAGTTCCCCTTTAAACAGGCCATCCATGAAAGATATTTTAAAGATCCTTCAAAGATGTCACAAGAAGAACCATTTGTCTTCAAAAGAGGCTATAGACAGTTGTAGCCTGTTTAATGTGAGTATCGTACCCATGGACCAATTTGGTGACAAAAATTAG